CGGCTGTGGCTGAGCTGAACAGAGACCCGAAGAGCCGTGTGGGCTGAGCCTCATGCAGGGGAGGGTCGGCCTGGAGGAGCGGGCTTTGTGCTGGCAAGTGCTTTGCTTCTTCACCTGATCCTGTTCTGTCCCTGGGGTACAGAGCTGGCCACCTGCTGTTAATGAGATAAACTTGCCAAAGTAGACCCTATTCATCGCCCTTTTATCCCAATATAACAAAGAGTATTCATTGGTATATTTCAAAATCGAGAATCATTTTATTATAAGTCCTTTGGAAagtgcctcctccaggcccccagcacacacagcccCATGGCCCTGAGCACAGACGCCCTGAAGGGGCCCCCCCTTTCCCAGGTCGTTGCTTACCTGTGAGCACATTGGGTCACAGTATCGGCTGCGTCACCTCCTCGGGCTGACTGTACAGGAGGTCATAGGGGCGTCTTCTAGGAAGTCCAGAGAGAGAGTTTCATGTTATTAAAAAGGCCTTGAAAACGGTGATGACGTGGTAACAGGTAACCAGGTTTGTATAAATCGTGGGACAGAGAAGTGTGATTCCATCGCGACTCGAGCGCTCTTTTCCTCCCTTACAGGAGTTTGAAAGGGAAAAGCATGCCCACAGTGTCCTCCAGTTTCAGTTTGCTGAAGTGAAGGAGGCCCTGAAGCAAAGGGAAGAGATGCTTGAGGTGAGGAgcttctcctgtttttcttttctttttgtgacttaGGAGCATTCTGTTGGTTCGTTACTCAGGTTTTCTTGAAAGTGGCATTTAGGCTGATTCTCTCTGCCTCGCTGAAGGAGACGGTCCCTTTGTGAGAGAGGGTTCTCATTTTTTGGTGGCTTCATGTTTCTTTGGGGAGTTGTGCCCCTTAAGGTGTCCCCATCCTCATCCCTGGAACTGGGACTGTGTCACCTTACACAGCAAAGGGGATTTTGTGGGCGTGATTAAATCAAGGACCTTGTGGTGGAGGGTGGGCCCAGCGTGATCAAAAGTGTCCGtacaagagggaggcaggagagtcaagGGCAGCAGAGGAGCTGCGACCGTGGAAGCAGAGGTCAGCCCCGTGAGGAAGGGGCCACAGGCCAAGGACTATGGATAGTCCTAGGAGCTAGAAAGGAGGGGAAGTAGAGTCTCCCTTCCCACCCGCACCGCACTgcacctctccagcctccagaagagaACCGAGGCCCGCCCAAGCCTTGGGGATGCCCTGCGACGCGTTTGGGGCTTTGGAGCTCCCGGACACTAACACAGAGCtgatttgtaactttttaaaaacttgactaGAACTTTAGTGCCTATAAGTGAGAGTTTCCCTCAAGCTGGTTTTCTTCCTGCACTTCCTGGAGCTGTGATGAGGACGAGGATGAAGTCCAGCATGCTGAGAAGGAACTCGGCCTCAGGGAGGAAACGCAGTGCTGGGACCCCCAGGGGCGCTTGCTGGCTCAGGGACTGTCTGCACTGGGGACTCTCTTCCTGTTTAACCCTgaatctgctttctctctgtctcctatTCTTCAGGAAATCCGACAGCTACAGCAGAAACAGGAGAGTTATAGCAGGGAGATTTCTGATCTTCAGGAAACAATAGAGTGGAAAGACAAAAAGATAGGGGTAGGACTCTGACGTCTGTTCAAGTGGGTGGTCTGCTTAGCGAATGGAGTGCTTTCAGGGCCTTTGGTTTGCAAAAAGGCTTGTCTGAGTTTGCATGTGACCCCCACGTGACATAAAACTAATCAAAGAGAGACTACACTAACTGACCCCCGAGTTATTAACTCCCAATTGACACCCAACATGGAGATGCTCATTTTGTCAGCGTGAAGGGGCTCCCTGCCTACCTGTGACCAGCGACAGAGCTCAGAGCGGGGCGGAAGGCACTCCTCGGGCAGGTTAGTGCCGGGAGGCTCAGACCTCCTGGAATTCCCTGGGGGCCGGCGTCGCCTGGGCTTCTCCCCATTTGAGGAAGCTGCAAGGTGACAGGTGCTGTGCCCCCATGTGTTCCCACCTCGAAGCCTCCCCAGGGAGGCGTCAggtcctctccctcccagcccgcCTGCATTTAGGAGTGATGGCCAGGGACGGGGGAGCCCGTCTGTGCCTCTGACGGCTCCGGGTGCCCGAGCACGGCATCAGCCCGTGCGCACCGTGGCCGGCGCCTCGTCCTCGCCCCCATGGGCGCATCGCCCCTTAGTTCACTGATGTGGGGGTTTGTGTGGGTGTCtggcgtgtgcatgtgtgtttgcttAGGACTGCTTTATGTTTATCTGGGACCACAAACACCGAGACTCAATGTGCAGAAACAGTCTCAACTGCTGCAGTAGTTGTCAATGGGGGTCCTTaagcatttcttcttctttatttttgcctcctttaaGTGGGTACGTTGCTTCTGTTCATTCTCTTAACAACGCTGTGAAACCGCAGACAAAGCCAGGAGACAGtgtgaaaaagaaatttccaGTGCCTTCGAAACGTTCCATGTCTTTCCCGGCAGCATGAGCATGAACGTCTCTTGGCTGGCGTGAACTAAGTGAAAAGCTTAACACTTGCGTTTGTTTGTATCTTTAAGCACGTTCTATAGAATGCCCTGACGATGTTAGTGTTTCACACAGTAGAAGCCCCCCCCACCTCTGGAGCCACCTGCTTACCTGTGCgaatcttctctctctttgctcTGCCGCGCACTCAGGCAttagagaggcagaaagagtTCTTTGATTCCATAAGGAGTGAACGAGATGATCTTAGAGAAGAAGTAGTCATGCTGAAAGAGGAATTAAAGGTATGAAACCaaaatgtagttaaaaaaaaatccaggtgacAACAGCAAATTCCAGGATTCTCaagaatgaatgtgtgtgtatagcaGTGTTAATTAATTTCATGCCATTGattttagttctgttttttaatttttttgatgggggaaggtaattaggtttattcatttgtctctttttggaggaggtcctggggactgaccTCAtgaccaggacctcatgcgtgctaagcatgtgctctgccacttgagcgataccctccccccTTAGTTCTGTTACTAAAATCACACTGACCCCAAAGAGACATGTGACGTCAGTGAAGGCTCTGCTGGGGTGTTTGCAAGCACCTCTGATCTTGGAAGCAACTCTGATTTCCAATAACATTTTTGATAGGCTGTCTAAATTTTTTCTCCAACTCAGTAAGTTCCCCGGGATGCTACTCAAAGTTAGACaatgtatttgtttcttaaataaaaggCTCGAATTTAAGGCCCTCTGTAGCTGGACGGTGGTCTGGGTGACTGGACTTTGAGGTCCAGTGGGTGTAGGCAAGTTCCACATCCTCCCTGGCCTTGGCAGGGGGTCTTCAGCTGCTGGCTGGACACTGAGTTGAAAAAGCCAACGGGCAGCACTGGGGGTCAGAACTCAGGGTGGACTCTCAGCCAGACTGTAGGGGGTGGCGTGGGGTCTGGAAGAGGTGCCTGATGGCTGCAAAGACCGCGGAAACAGCAGTGTCAGCTGCTCACGCTGAGGGTCAAGGCCAGAGCCTCGAGCCAGCAGGGAACGGGCTTAGCACTCCGGTCCCCAGCGCTGCTCTTCCCCGGGCGTGAGTCCCCGCCTGGGCCAGGCCGGCAGAAAGAGCTGCAGGCGCTGGGAGGAAGGGACCGATGGGAAGGCAGACGGCCCGGAGTTCGAAGAGTAGCTGTTTTTAAAGTGTTTGCTCGTAGTGAGCAtgaattctatttcttttgaatttaacAAACATGCCAGCGGCCAAGTTTCATTCACTCCTTTCAGAACACGGaagtctttctttgtctctctctctgcttttaaagaacaCGCCCAGGGCTGTAGAAGTCGAGATCACTTTACAGTGACTTGCTTCACGGTCTGCTTTGTGGCAGCCTACCGGCCACTCCCTCCAGTTTAGAAGGATGCCCTTCGAGTGCCTTGTCACCAGCACAGTAAGACACAGATGGGCACGTGCAGGAAGGAAGTTTCCCTGGAGGAAGACGTCCCCGGCCTGTGTGTTGATAGACTATTTTACAGGGCTGGTACCTAGCACTTCTCTCTCTGTAGTTTTTCCCCTGCTCAGGGAAAaaagggttttcttttaaaattattatttatagaatGAAGTTTAACCTACTGTCCCTCGGTGAGTATTACGGTGAGCCTGTTTTTGTTCCCAGAAACATGGAATAATACTAAATTCAGAAATAGCTACCAATGGAGAGACTTCGGATGCTCTAAATAATGTTGGCTACCAAGGTTCTCCGAAGATGACAAAGGAAGAGTTAAGTGCTCTCAAGGCGACAGGGGATGGGACGCTAGGTAAGTACTTGATTTCTTTGATCCTTCGCCTTCCAGTCAGCATTGATTCACCCTCCATGCATTCTTAGAATTGAAGTAATCACCAGTGATCAATTAACAATCACCCAGCATGCCGTTGGTTCTGTCACTTCATGGGAACTTCTTGCCAAATGATGTGATCACCCACCTGTGTTGTCTGGCGTGCACCTGTGTTCAGTGCTCACCACCAATGGCTtaagaatacatttcttttgcttctcaAAGCTCCCAGCGAGACTGTGAATGTGAGGAAGGTAGTCTCAAAATTAAGTGACCATTTTGACAGTACTCTGGTTTTCCTCAGATATGTGCCAAATACGGCTTTTTAACTTACTCTGTTGCAGAATTGTCAAAAGCTCAGAATAGCAGAAGCTGTAAAGTAAGTTAGTTGACCGTATTCACAAGCCAACACTGCACATCCTGTGCACCGTTGAGTATTTTGGGAGTGTGAGGTACTGCGGGCAGCAGACGGACAGGAAGCCTtggatggaggggagagggacaggtAGCCCCAGGTGGTCAGTGTGCTCAGTGTGGAGGGTTTCCCTCACCAACAGGAGTCTGAGTATGTCTGCCCCTTGGTCAGAGGTGCTGTTCTTTTGTACGTCATATTTTTGcttctgaaagaataaaaattgggGAACCCAATAGATTATAAGGATATTTTATACAGTTGGCAAATATCTGAAAAGATTCACCGATTAATATTTGTCATAATACTTGGCTTTTGGATAAACCTTCAGAGTCCGGCAGGCAGCCTGAAGCTGTAGCTGGCAAATAAGGCCTCGCTTGTCATGGGTTGGGTACCAGCGCCTTACAGAGGAGCTGGAATAAGACCGGGGGCCGTGGCTTTAATTTCCATTTGGAAGGTGACTCGTTGCCTCATTGTCTTGATGGCTGTTGAAGAAACACAGCTCTTTTCGTTGTGTGAAAGTTGCTGGAAGGAGATAAAGTGATGGATTTCCGTCCTGCCTTTCTGCTGGCCACCGAGCAGCTAGAATTGATCGTGCTGCTCTTATTCAGGTAGACGTTTGTAAATCCTTGACCGCTGCTGTGTCACGGACACTTAAAGAACTAGAAACATCAGTTTTGTACGTGGTCTTCAGCATATCTTTGGATCACGCATCCCTATCAGTAAAGAATTGTGGGAACTTCCCAGTgtaggtgtttattttttatttatatatgtgtaatatttaaTGAACATGAAATGTACATTATAAAACATAGGCAATACTAGAAATTTGTAAGGGGCCAAGCCAAGCTAACTCTCCGTGATGTCCCGCCAGTCTGCCCATTTTCCCGGGGGAAGTGCCCAGCTGTGGGGACTGCTGGTCCTACCTCACCAGGCTCTGACTTTCAGTAGCATGGTCGCTCACATGCTGGGGTGTTTGTTTGGAAAATCTGAAATGTAACTGTTCATTGCAAATCAGGAGCAGGTTCTTTAACTCGTAACTCTTTAATCGATGGATGATTTGTTTTGAATTAAGTGGCCTCTGGACCTGAGGCGTCTGCCTCCTGCTGGAACTGCTCCCCTCCCCGCAGGGGAAGCAGCACAGGTGTTGAGGGCACAGGCCGCTTTCCCAGGAAGACAGCgattggaggggctggggggtggatTTCTTTTGACCTTCATGAGCTGTTTCAACAGTGGCTTCCTTGAGGTTGACCTTGAGGCTGAGTTTTTCAAGGTGAactgaatgtttcttttaaaaatttgagggGGTGTGTGGTAGAACTCAGCGGtgcagcacatgcttagcgtgcacgaggtgctgggttccatccccagtccctccattcaaaacaaacaaacaaaagatttgaaagcTGCTTTTAGAGCTGTGTGAGATGCAGTTTGATAGCTGGAAAAGTCCGAGTGGTCCCCGTGTGCATCTAGAAATGGGAAGAGAGGACACGAACCCCCGGGCGTCCCGAAACCCCCGACTGTGGATGGTTCGGCTGCCTGACGCAGAGCTCGCTCTTATTTGTTACAACTTAACTTCACCTTTGAACGTCAGTTCACCCCAGTGGCACCAGCAGCTGCTCTCACCTCTGAGATGGCTCTGCTGGGCGGACGTGCTGCTGCGATGGGCGCTCTGCCGCACAGACCTGGCAAAGGCTCCTGTGCCCTGTGCTTCCTcggtgtgtctctgtctctcggAGCGGGGTTGGGGGGAATGAGAACCTGTGTTTACGTTGTCTGTTAAGTGGTCACCACATCATGGGGTCCCTTCAATTTTCTCAATGGTCTTTTAGGAAGAGCCAATGAAGTGGAGGTGGAAAGTGGCATGGTGGAGAATGAGGGCAGAGGAGCAGTCTTGCAGAGCACTGGGCAAGAGCAGCGCAAAGAGGACCCAGTAAAGGACTGTGTGGACACAGAGGTGTTGCATCCTGGTGAAGGTGCCGAGGACCAGACAGCCTCTGAAGacagtgccccctccccaggaacaTTAGTAAATGTCAAGAATGAGGAACAGGGTGAGAGCCAAATAGAGAACACATCCCTCCTTGAAAACCCAGAGCAGGTGGAGTCCAGTGAGGTCATAGACACGCCAGGTGACAGGGCTGGTGCTTCCCTTGAGCAGTCCGGATGTCTTTGTGCACTGGATGATGGAATCCCGGGTCCTGGGATTGGGCAGGGTGGTGGTGATGCCCTGGAGATCAACAACCAAAGTAAAGAATCtgcagaaaaacaggaaaaagaaaaccaggaagatTGTCAAACCAACGTGGAGGAGATTAGCACAGAACCACGCCAGGAGTCTGCTCCTTTGCAAGTGTCTGAAGTTGAAGGGCAGAGCAGTGCAGACACCCATGAGCCAAGTGGGAGCCCCACAGAGGCTGTGCTAGAGGCAGGGCTCACTGGACTTGGGGAGCAGGTGGGCACAGTAGCGTCAGGTCCTCCAGGGTGCAGCGATGACACAGTGAGTTACTGTGAAAAATGTGTGGTCGATGCCACCAAAGAGTTGGACCCAAGCATAGGGCATGATGTAGAGAAAGAACCTGCCCGCCAGGAAGCGGCTGAGCCCCAAGAGGTCCCAGTTCCGAGCACAGAGGTAGGTGGGGAAAACAGTGAAGAGGACGGAAGGGAATCAAGGGATGAGGAACCAATGGAGATGGAAGTGCAAACCATTCCTCgttccccagcagccagcagcagtCCTCAGGTGGCACCAGGTCTGGAAACGGCAGCTGCCGACAGTGAAGCCCCAGCTGGGAGAGACCCCGACGGAGAGAAGGAtgagcagcagggagaggcaCTGGACTCATCCCAGAAGAAggcaaagaacaagaaaaagaaaaacaagaagaaaaaatcacCAGTACCTGCAGAAACGAAAGACACTAAGAAAGAGTTTGCATTGCAGACCCCAGATTTAAGTGAAGGAAAAGAGGTAGAGCAGGGAAAACCCACTGACCAGAAACCAGCTGTCGAAGTGCAAAATGAAGTGACTGAAAACCCAGAACAGAGCATTGAGACAGGAAGCAACGAAGATGTGGATTGTCCAGGAGATCCTAAAATTGAGTCAGAGAGAAAATTTAGCCGAGATGATTCTGATGTAAACGCTGAGGCAGGGAGAGCAGTACCTGATGGAGACACAGTGGATTCCGAAGATGATGCAGTTCCATCATCAGGCACCAGTGCCAGTGACAAGGGATTGGGCCACGGTGTGGTAGGAGATGATGCTGAGGAAGACAGCGCCGCCCCCAGCAGGCCTCCGGGTCCAGAGAATGAAGTGCCTGGCCACGCCCTGCTCGAGGACCAAAGTCCCTCAAAGGATGCTAACGATGCCTCTCAAACAGAAGACACAGAAGGG
The genomic region above belongs to Camelus ferus isolate YT-003-E chromosome 5, BCGSAC_Cfer_1.0, whole genome shotgun sequence and contains:
- the LRRFIP1 gene encoding leucine-rich repeat flightless-interacting protein 1 isoform X26 yields the protein MDMGTQGSGRKRLPNRERLTAEDDALNQIAREAEARLAAKRAARAEAREIRMKELERQQKEIYQVQKKYYGLDTKWGDIEQWMEDSERYSRRSRRNTSASDEDERMSVGSRGSLRPSEPSGHLKSSSRSSSRASSARASPVVEERPEKDFTEKGSRSLPGLSAATLASLGGTSSRRGSGDTSISLDTEASIRELKELNELKDQIQDVEGKYMQGLKEMKDSLAEVEEKYKKAMVSNAQLDNEKTNFMYQVDTLKDTLLELEEQLAESRRQYEEKNKEFEREKHAHSVLQFQFAEVKEALKQREEMLEEIRQLQQKQESYSREISDLQETIEWKDKKIGALERQKEFFDSIRSERDDLREEVVMLKEELKKHGIILNSEIATNGETSDALNNVGYQGSPKMTKEELSALKATGDGTLGRANEVEVESGMVENEGRGAVLQSTGQEQRKEDPVKDCVDTEVLHPGEGAEDQTASEDSAPSPGTLVNVKNEEQGESQIENTSLLENPEQVESSEVIDTPGDRAGASLEQSGCLCALDDGIPGPGIGQGGGDALEINNQSKESAEKQEKENQEDCQTNVEEISTEPRQESAPLQVSEVEGQSSADTHEPSGSPTEAVLEAGLTGLGEQVGTVASGPPGCSDDTVSYCEKCVVDATKELDPSIGHDVEKEPARQEAAEPQEVPVPSTEVGGENSEEDGRESRDEEPMEMEVQTIPRSPAASSSPQVAPGLETAAADSEAPAGRDPDGEKDEQQGEALDSSQKKAKNKKKKNKKKKSPVPAETKDTKKEFALQTPDLSEGKEVEQGKPTDQKPAVEVQNEVTENPEQSIETGSNEDVDCPGDPKIESERKFSRDDSDVNAEAGRAVPDGDTVDSEDDAVPSSGTSASDKGLGHGVVGDDAEEDSAAPSRPPGPENEVPGHALLEDQSPSKDANDASQTEDTEGHMTSESLSQTGRKDLDHISLENDDSAPAGELGDFSSESREEMRGRNGKGRSKEECSVS
- the LRRFIP1 gene encoding leucine-rich repeat flightless-interacting protein 1 isoform X22, translated to MDMGTQGSGRKRLPNRERLTAEDDALNQIAREAEARLAAKRAARAEAREIRMKELERQQKEIYQVQKASDEDERMSVGSRGSLRPLYPYSAARPAGSYRASVFPESSLGGARRGNACGSHTPSEPSGHLKSSSRSSSRASSARASPVVEERPEKDFTEKGSRSLPGLSAATLASLGGTSSRRGSGDTSISLDTEASIRELKELNELKDQIQDVEGKYMQGLKEMKDSLAEVEEKYKKAMVSNAQLDNEKTNFMYQVDTLKDTLLELEEQLAESRRQYEEKNKEFEREKHAHSVLQFQFAEVKEALKQREEMLEEIRQLQQKQESYSREISDLQETIEWKDKKIGALERQKEFFDSIRSERDDLREEVVMLKEELKKHGIILNSEIATNGETSDALNNVGYQGSPKMTKEELSALKATGDGTLGRANEVEVESGMVENEGRGAVLQSTGQEQRKEDPVKDCVDTEVLHPGEGAEDQTASEDSAPSPGTLVNVKNEEQGESQIENTSLLENPEQVESSEVIDTPGDRAGASLEQSGCLCALDDGIPGPGIGQGGGDALEINNQSKESAEKQEKENQEDCQTNVEEISTEPRQESAPLQVSEVEGQSSADTHEPSGSPTEAVLEAGLTGLGEQVGTVASGPPGCSDDTVSYCEKCVVDATKELDPSIGHDVEKEPARQEAAEPQEVPVPSTEVGGENSEEDGRESRDEEPMEMEVQTIPRSPAASSSPQVAPGLETAAADSEAPAGRDPDGEKDEQQGEALDSSQKKAKNKKKKNKKKKSPVPAETKDTKKEFALQTPDLSEGKEVEQGKPTDQKPAVEVQNEVTENPEQSIETGSNEDVDCPGDPKIESERKFSRDDSDVNAEAGRAVPDGDTVDSEDDAVPSSGTSASDKGLGHGVVGDDAEEDSAAPSRPPGPENEVPGHALLEDQSPSKDANDASQTEDTEGHMTSESLSQTGRKDLDHISLENDDSAPAGELGDFSSESREEMRGRNGKGRSKEECSVS
- the LRRFIP1 gene encoding leucine-rich repeat flightless-interacting protein 1 isoform X20, producing the protein MDMGTQGSGRKRLPNRERLTAEDDALNQIAREAEARLAAKRAARAEAREIRMKELERQQKEASDEDERMSVGSRGSLRNSSYSGDGRFSTLSSSREETLPLYPYSAARPAGSYRASVFPESSLGGARRGNACGSHTPSEPSGHLKSSSRSSSRASSARASPVVEERPEKDFTEKGSRSLPGLSAATLASLGGTSSRRGSGDTSISLDTEASIRELKELNELKDQIQDVEGKYMQGLKEMKDSLAEVEEKYKKAMVSNAQLDNEKTNFMYQVDTLKDTLLELEEQLAESRRQYEEKNKEFEREKHAHSVLQFQFAEVKEALKQREEMLEEIRQLQQKQESYSREISDLQETIEWKDKKIGALERQKEFFDSIRSERDDLREEVVMLKEELKKHGIILNSEIATNGETSDALNNVGYQGSPKMTKEELSALKATGDGTLGRANEVEVESGMVENEGRGAVLQSTGQEQRKEDPVKDCVDTEVLHPGEGAEDQTASEDSAPSPGTLVNVKNEEQGESQIENTSLLENPEQVESSEVIDTPGDRAGASLEQSGCLCALDDGIPGPGIGQGGGDALEINNQSKESAEKQEKENQEDCQTNVEEISTEPRQESAPLQVSEVEGQSSADTHEPSGSPTEAVLEAGLTGLGEQVGTVASGPPGCSDDTVSYCEKCVVDATKELDPSIGHDVEKEPARQEAAEPQEVPVPSTEVGGENSEEDGRESRDEEPMEMEVQTIPRSPAASSSPQVAPGLETAAADSEAPAGRDPDGEKDEQQGEALDSSQKKAKNKKKKNKKKKSPVPAETKDTKKEFALQTPDLSEGKEVEQGKPTDQKPAVEVQNEVTENPEQSIETGSNEDVDCPGDPKIESERKFSRDDSDVNAEAGRAVPDGDTVDSEDDAVPSSGTSASDKGLGHGVVGDDAEEDSAAPSRPPGPENEVPGHALLEDQSPSKDANDASQTEDTEGHMTSESLSQTGRKDLDHISLENDDSAPAGELGDFSSESREEMRGRNGKGRSKEECSVS
- the LRRFIP1 gene encoding leucine-rich repeat flightless-interacting protein 1 isoform X18, which encodes MDMGTQGSGRKRLPNRERLTAEDDALNQIAREAEARLAAKRAARAEAREIRMKELERQQKETNGYDGELYGSQSLNRRSGGNSSYSGDGRFSTLSSSREETLPLYPYSAARPAGSYRASVFPESSLGGARRGNACGSHTPSEPSGHLKSSSRSSSRASSARASPVVEERPEKDFTEKGSRSLPGLSAATLASLGGTSSRRGSGDTSISLDTEASIRELKELNELKDQIQDVEGKYMQGLKEMKDSLAEVEEKYKKAMVSNAQLDNEKTNFMYQVDTLKDTLLELEEQLAESRRQYEEKNKEFEREKHAHSVLQFQFAEVKEALKQREEMLEEIRQLQQKQESYSREISDLQETIEWKDKKIGALERQKEFFDSIRSERDDLREEVVMLKEELKKHGIILNSEIATNGETSDALNNVGYQGSPKMTKEELSALKATGDGTLGRANEVEVESGMVENEGRGAVLQSTGQEQRKEDPVKDCVDTEVLHPGEGAEDQTASEDSAPSPGTLVNVKNEEQGESQIENTSLLENPEQVESSEVIDTPGDRAGASLEQSGCLCALDDGIPGPGIGQGGGDALEINNQSKESAEKQEKENQEDCQTNVEEISTEPRQESAPLQVSEVEGQSSADTHEPSGSPTEAVLEAGLTGLGEQVGTVASGPPGCSDDTVSYCEKCVVDATKELDPSIGHDVEKEPARQEAAEPQEVPVPSTEVGGENSEEDGRESRDEEPMEMEVQTIPRSPAASSSPQVAPGLETAAADSEAPAGRDPDGEKDEQQGEALDSSQKKAKNKKKKNKKKKSPVPAETKDTKKEFALQTPDLSEGKEVEQGKPTDQKPAVEVQNEVTENPEQSIETGSNEDVDCPGDPKIESERKFSRDDSDVNAEAGRAVPDGDTVDSEDDAVPSSGTSASDKGLGHGVVGDDAEEDSAAPSRPPGPENEVPGHALLEDQSPSKDANDASQTEDTEGHMTSESLSQTGRKDLDHISLENDDSAPAGELGDFSSESREEMRGRNGKGRSKEECSVS
- the LRRFIP1 gene encoding leucine-rich repeat flightless-interacting protein 1 isoform X14, translating into MDMGTQGSGRKRLPNRERLTAEDDALNQIAREAEARLAAKRAARAEAREIRMKELERQQKEIYQVQKKYYGLDTKWGDIEQWMEDSERYSRRSRRNTSASDEDERMSVGSRGSLRTNGYDGELYGSQSLNRRSGGNSSYSGDGRFSTLSSSREETLPSEPSGHLKSSSRSSSRASSARASPVVEERPEKDFTEKGSRSLPGLSAATLASLGGTSSRRGSGDTSISLDTEASIRELKELNELKDQIQDVEGKYMQGLKEMKDSLAEVEEKYKKAMVSNAQLDNEKTNFMYQVDTLKDTLLELEEQLAESRRQYEEKNKEFEREKHAHSVLQFQFAEVKEALKQREEMLEEIRQLQQKQESYSREISDLQETIEWKDKKIGALERQKEFFDSIRSERDDLREEVVMLKEELKKHGIILNSEIATNGETSDALNNVGYQGSPKMTKEELSALKATGDGTLGRANEVEVESGMVENEGRGAVLQSTGQEQRKEDPVKDCVDTEVLHPGEGAEDQTASEDSAPSPGTLVNVKNEEQGESQIENTSLLENPEQVESSEVIDTPGDRAGASLEQSGCLCALDDGIPGPGIGQGGGDALEINNQSKESAEKQEKENQEDCQTNVEEISTEPRQESAPLQVSEVEGQSSADTHEPSGSPTEAVLEAGLTGLGEQVGTVASGPPGCSDDTVSYCEKCVVDATKELDPSIGHDVEKEPARQEAAEPQEVPVPSTEVGGENSEEDGRESRDEEPMEMEVQTIPRSPAASSSPQVAPGLETAAADSEAPAGRDPDGEKDEQQGEALDSSQKKAKNKKKKNKKKKSPVPAETKDTKKEFALQTPDLSEGKEVEQGKPTDQKPAVEVQNEVTENPEQSIETGSNEDVDCPGDPKIESERKFSRDDSDVNAEAGRAVPDGDTVDSEDDAVPSSGTSASDKGLGHGVVGDDAEEDSAAPSRPPGPENEVPGHALLEDQSPSKDANDASQTEDTEGHMTSESLSQTGRKDLDHISLENDDSAPAGELGDFSSESREEMRGRNGKGRSKEECSVS
- the LRRFIP1 gene encoding leucine-rich repeat flightless-interacting protein 1 isoform X43 gives rise to the protein MDMGTQGSGRKRLPNRERLTAEDDALNQIAREAEARLAAKRAARAEAREIRMKELERQQKEASDEDERMSVGSRGSLRVEERPEKDFTEKGSRSLPGLSAATLASLGGTSSRRGSGDTSISLDTEASIRELKDSLAEVEEKYKKAMVSNAQLDNEKTNFMYQVDTLKDTLLELEEQLAESRRQYEEKNKEFEREKHAHSVLQFQFAEVKEALKQREEMLEKHGIILNSEIATNGETSDALNNVGYQGSPKMTKEELSALKATGDGTLGRANEVEVESGMVENEGRGAVLQSTGQEQRKEDPVKDCVDTEVLHPGEGAEDQTASEDSAPSPGTLVNVKNEEQGESQIENTSLLENPEQVESSEVIDTPGDRAGASLEQSGCLCALDDGIPGPGIGQGGGDALEINNQSKESAEKQEKENQEDCQTNVEEISTEPRQESAPLQVSEVEGQSSADTHEPSGSPTEAVLEAGLTGLGEQVGTVASGPPGCSDDTVSYCEKCVVDATKELDPSIGHDVEKEPARQEAAEPQEVPVPSTEVGGENSEEDGRESRDEEPMEMEVQTIPRSPAASSSPQVAPGLETAAADSEAPAGRDPDGEKDEQQGEALDSSQKKAKNKKKKNKKKKSPVPAETKDTKKEFALQTPDLSEGKEVEQGKPTDQKPAVEVQNEVTENPEQSIETGSNEDVDCPGDPKIESERKFSRDDSDVNAEAGRAVPDGDTVDSEDDAVPSSGTSASDKGLGHGVVGDDAEEDSAAPSRPPGPENEVPGHALLEDQSPSKDANDASQTEDTEGHMTSESLSQTGRKDLDHISLENDDSAPAGELGDFSSESREEMRGRNGKGRSKEECSVS